The window ACAAAGAATCCTCAATAGTGATTTTTGAAGAACTCtgattaatgattaaaattcaaCTAAACGatggaaaattaattacaattcACTTGTCCAAAGATTTGTCTCTTCCTCTGATGGATTCTCTAGGTGACAAAATCAGCAAGAACAGTTActgaaattaataatgaagtaaaaccaATTTGTACATTATATCGCACTctctattataaatagaaactCAACCTAGTCATTTTGTACCAAACACAAATATTATccaatcaattttcatttttcaaaatgaatgcATCAGGTAATTACGGTAAAGAGGTcttacattctactaacttatttcactcacagattatttaaaattaatatatacaagtggacCCAGTcacctatattccactaatattCTTCCACTTACTTTTCGGATTAAAAGAGACTTCTATTCGTGGACGAGGGGAGTTAAAAGAGCaaggaaaataatatttcttaattcatCATATAATAACCCTTTTTGAAATAGTTAAAAAGCgcgaaaaataatatttcttaattcatCGTATAATAACAttcaaatagttaaaaagcgcagaaaataatatttcttaattcatCATATAATAACCTTTTGAAATAGTTAAAAAGCGCgaggaaaataattttatttcttaattcatCATACAATAACCTTCCGAAATAGTTAAAAAGTGcgaagaaaataatactcctccgtccaataaatatcaacatttggttttcggcacaagattttatgtagtggtgttttgtgagttaatgaagagagagtaaagtaagagagaagaaaaggtagagagatgttgttttcattttaaaaacgtttcatttttatcggAAATTTAAAAGGAAACGTTTCTTTTCATAGACATAGGAGagatttttaattcatcataTAATAACCTtctaaaaagttaaaaaggcTCGGGGAAAAATTTAAGACTTCTCCATCCCTTAAAGAatacacttttccatttctaccatctccaattaagagtcacacttcatttttaccataaatagtaagtaggtccccattccactaactcaattcactcacattttattataaaaccaatataaaaaaatggtcccgtctccactaactttttgaaccaactttccttttcatttcttaaaacccgccgTCAAAGAGCACTCCTAATAGGACGGGGGGtgtatttcttaattaatcatatgatcTGTCAGTTCCCAAAATGGACTTCTGCCCGGTTCCTCCAAGCTAATGGCGGCGGTGGAGGGGGTCCGGCGCCAGTGAACGCAGCGGGAAAAGGGTGATCATGGTCCACAGCGAGGCGTACCCGGGCCCGGCAACCAGGAGCTGGTTGCGCTGGAGACGCGGTGGAGCAGGCGAcagaggaggaggagctgGACGGCATGGTTCCTCCGCTGCAGATGGAGAATCTCAACTACGAGCAGCTCGAGCAGCTGAGGAACTCGGTGTTGATGTACAAGCATGGGGTCGGAGCCAAGTTCGGTGGCACCACGTCATCCTCGGTGGGCCCCGGTGGTTATGGCTACGGGCAGCCGGGGTTAGGATACACGGTGCAGTATCCGGCAATGGGGGGTAATAAGGTATGGCTGGCTACAGTTACGGAGATCCCTCCGATGTTGTCCCGTATGACCCTGCCACCGGCAGCTCTAACGCTAATTACGGAGGATTTCCCGGCAAccaccaccactaccaccaccctGGGTATTAGTTGCATCATTGCTACCAGCTTCACTACACCACAGTTTACAGATCTATAGTGTAGTAGTTTATTAAAGTACCTATTTTATGTTGTTGAATTATGAAGTATCCacaaatttttgaataaagtTATTTGTTTGCTTTGTGTTCTTTTTTATTAGGCTATGTAAATTAGCCTTGGTTAATATAAGCCTTTTTTCTTGTCAAATTATACGAAAATATGCTGAATTTATCACTCGCCaattagtcattttttttgggttttaaatcattaaaattataaaaaaacaacatcTCCAATGATTCCTTtgggatgtaatcaaatgcaaaatcATTCATGATTCGACCGTTAAAAATGTCAAGAGTTtgggtttaaattttttttttttattttttatccgttgatattttctaattaaaattaagaagGGTCGTACAATATTTGAGGATTTATCACTATCCCATCCCTTCTTTTCAACGACAAcacaaaaccgaaaaaaaccCTAATATTCCATGTCTAATCACCAAACTTTTATAAGTAAGTAGTTGAGAACTTTTATAATGAgttgagaatatttttttcatactatTTGGTTTAATAcccctccgtccaaaaaaaatatgctatttattattttttgccCAAAAAAAATGGCCCTTCATTTagggaaagttttcaacaaaataataaccttacacatcattttatttaccacTTATGCTATTAGAACTAAAACTTCTCTCTTATACTAAactacttctctctttttttttttccctttctttttttctttaccaattttaattaaaatctatgCCATATAAaaagttcttttttttgggggaaatgagaaaaaatacgAACCGTTTTTTTGGGGGAATGAAATATGATTTGGGGCCTATGTATAGGTTGGGcccatatttatttcattaatccATATAGCAGCCCATCTCTATAAGCCATATACTATACGGCTATACCACTTCTCATTCtcattctaatttaatttttaaattgaactattaatctatttattcaaattattcaatGGGAAACTtcaagttttctttttttttgtttagttcATGAAACCCTATGGTGACACcctttaaatattaattatgtcttttaaGTTTGCTTTCTTATAATTTAAGAGTAATCATGATGTAATGGCTTCTTTAAATAgttacatttattaaatatgtctcattttttactACAATTAAATGGAGACATTAGAATTTCATATgagaatcattattaataaagtaaatcatttattattctccgtcccactttggagtctcattttattttttgtgattgcAAACACGAAAAAACGTAAGACGCCTCTACTTGTGGAGGGATCATAATCTATGCCCTCACGGTTGGTTTCTATAGACTATAGCTATCTGTTTGATtaccaatttgtcaagttgCAGTGGTAAAGGATGCacaattatttgatttccatGTAAAGCTTTTTATTGGTTTggaaataggaaaaaaagttaaatggTACTAATTCACATGACCTCTGTCTCACCGATAGcgaaccattttttttttgggatgttttatcaaaataccatttctaaaactataaacatcactctctatttttttatctttcttttactttattctcataactcacaaaataacaatacataaaatttcgtgtcggAATCGAAATGTACCACTTATAGAGGACAATTGAGTATTACATTCGGTGAGTGAAAAatccatttatttttactttttggtgccttaaaaaattttatggtAGGACATTAATTTGGCCAATAATATTCTACCGTAAAAGctatttaatcataataaattgTCACGCACTATTTATAATTCTCACACCTACTCCATTTCCGCAaataaaagtctcattttttttattgcaattttaataaacattAGGAAAAATGAATGAGATCAAGTTAGTGGAACATGAGTCCACTTATATgcattagttttaaatgatatatgaGTGTattaagttggtggaatgcaGACCTTTTTTTCGGGACGAAAccagaaatttaaataagttgGTGCTGATATTGAACCACAAATGCAACGAGccacatattttttatttgtgagttTAGACTAATCATGTCGCCCCAAAAATGACGACTAGTCTTCTCTAGTTGTATAAGCGTTATGAAGTGACGCGTCCAacaattaagaatttaaacaaaatattaatagtatattttgatattactAAATATGATATGAGATAGCTTAAGAGTTTACAAAATAAGCAGTTAACATAGTAATTTATATAGACATGATAATTGactataaatacaaaaaaataataaatatattattatcacataaaacggatgtgatcaaatgcaaaccaTTAATCGATAAAAACCCCCAAACCCCAATTCTAGCCATTATTTTCTGATTTGTGGTTAAGTTTGGGTAGATATTTGATTCAAAAAACTATGTAATTTGGCCAAAGggttttttttggtattttttaaatttttttggggcGATTTATGTTTCCCGATTTTTTTCCCCAccttaaaaagaaaatattgaatcTTAACACATAATTACGTCAAAACTTTCGCCGGTGaattgaagaatttttttatgactTTACCATCACCCCCTTTTGAACCCATAGATGGAGGTTTCCATCGATAAAGGTAATACCCGGACgtgttttgattttcttttccgATTCTTGTTTTCTATATGTTGTTTCCCACAATGTGATTCAAAATTTCCATACGTTGGTTGAACATTGTGATTCGTGATTTCAATATGTTgaagttttttctttttgatcgCGTTTTTTGGGCCGAgttgaagatttttttttaaaatgttaaaactGCGTTGAAGATTTTTTGAacttgtgttgaaatttttgggaaattttttgttgatatgtCGATCAtcctatattaaattttttaagttaGGGTTTAATCGGTTTTATCTTGTCCAATTATGGGAAGATTCATTTCAAGACGGACcataatggaaaaaaatttcCCAGTATGGGGGAGAATTCCCcggtccgccattaggagtgtTATTCCGGGccgattttaagaaaagttaaaaaaaaatgggtaaaaagattataataaattcacttgatatattgtttaaaaatgaaatttatgaatgGTTAGGTAAGGGGAGAccttattaccatttatagtaaaaatgaacttGGGCTCTTATTCCCGggcggactaaaatgaaaaacgggGCTCccattcgcggacggaggggtattttttaaagaaaatagaattatgATATAAATGAATCGTGAGGGGGAAAAATACTAgctggagtaatatttatagatgaattttgatttaaaaatagaaaaaagaccGTAAAGACTATATGCCATGACTcttattccttattttttctcttatttacctttttattttttttttattaatatcattttctcaaaatgagtgtagaaaatgaaatgacttaACTACCTACACCCCTCTAGAATGTAAAAGCACCACAACAATTTGGGGGGAAGAGATGTCCTCCCTGACTATATGACAGACATACGTTGCAACATTTTCACGTTTAGTGTGCACGCATGTCGACGTGACAACGTCAAACTTATTTTCCTTGGGGTGGTGCGAGTGCGGCGCATAAGCGTTCGTTGTCAATGCCCTTaggggataaaaaaaaacaaaaagatgcacataaaaaagtgatgataaaaaaaatcttaaaagaTCTACAATGGGTACAAAGATAACCATCCTCCGTTCATTTCCAAACATTTTCTACGTTGggaaatttattattgaaatgaAGATGAGAGAGATTCTAGAGTGGGGAGAGAGATAACCATCTtctaaatatttcaaaacacTCCTTAGGCTTGTATGATGGTCTTGTATGCCACGCCCTGCAAATATGCATTCCAACCATAAAAATTGTTACtacttcatttaaaattaaatatataaaaaagttgcATCTTTATCTTGCCTTAACTGTAGCAAACATGAGGTAAGCCTCTTTGATCTTACTCTTGTATAGCTCTGTGTATCTGCGATTCATATAAAACACAAGGTTGAGCAATGAGATTTTGCTTCAATCATCAGTTGCTATAGCAGAAAAATTCACCCTGCAACTTGACCATCAACGTCCACGCCCTCCACTCATCATTCACGGACAAATTCAGTTGGCGTATCCATTTCAACGTGGCCATGTAAGGTAGCGCATGTCATGATCACCGCTGAAACAAAGAGGCGTATAGCTTCACTAACATTGTCAAAAAATATACGTGAGTATTAAGACACTGGATTTCACCTATACACCAAGGCTTGGAAGTCTCTATCACTCAGATTTTGATGATACTCGACAATGCTTTCTATGTCAAATTCGTAGATGAAGCTCCGGTTACATCTATTCCATTCACCTACCGTTCCCTGATAGATTGGTTAATGTTCAAGCAAAACAACATCTTAATAATGtgttatactaaaattaaaaaagttgggTCATGTTTTGTACCTCTCTGATGTGCAGAGCTTCTCTGACAGTTTCGTCGTTAGCCCACACGTTGGAGGCCAGATATGTGTGTTCCTGCAAAGGCGACAACTTTGAGTTGGGTGATGATGACATGAAGGCAATGTGACAGACAGAGTGGAGGAATACACGGCATGGTGGTTCATTTTGGCTGGAGACGGAGAGGAAGTCGATTGGATCATCTACTATAGACGGTAGGAACCTTCTAGAACCACTTTGATATGGTGTTGTGATTTCTTTGCACTTTGGCTCTAGAATATGATCACCACAGATAAGCTTGGTGCACTGCACTTGATTAAACGGCAAAGCAATCAGCATCGTCtaaaacatcaaaatcaattGACATATGCAAAGAAAAGATCATTAGTGATGTATACCTGATTGATACTATACATAGCAAATAAACATTCAATGTTATTT is drawn from Salvia hispanica cultivar TCC Black 2014 unplaced genomic scaffold, UniMelb_Shisp_WGS_1.0 HiC_scaffold_1088, whole genome shotgun sequence and contains these coding sequences:
- the LOC125197929 gene encoding LOW QUALITY PROTEIN: putative serine carboxypeptidase-like 52 (The sequence of the model RefSeq protein was modified relative to this genomic sequence to represent the inferred CDS: inserted 2 bases in 2 codons), giving the protein MTYEDQDNNERIPYAHRVALISDKQFERARSSCNGEYKNPDPNNIECLFAMYSINQCTKLICGDHILEPKCKEITTPYQSGSRRFLPSIVDDPIDFLSVSSQNEPPCREHTYLASNVWANDETVREALHIREGTVGEWNRCNRSFIYEFDIESIVEYHQNLSDRDFQALVYSGDHDMXLPYMATLKWIRQLNLSVNDEWRAWXVDGQVAGYTELYKSKIKEAYLMFATVKGAWHTRPSYKPKECFEIFRRWLSLSPL